The region GTGCGTTCTGCCGTAGCCTGACCTTTCACCGCGCATTGCTGCTCGTTGACAGGCCAGTGGAACCCGTACACGTGCAGCTCTGAGGACATATTCCGGGCCAACGTGCTCTGCTTGGAGCAGGCCATCATGGACCCCGTGACGCAGGTGACGGGGCTCGTGGCAGTCATGGACATGAAGGGCTTCGGCTTCACGCACCTGCGCTTCTGCCCACCCAGTAACCTTCAGAAGGTCGTCTCCCTAATACAGGTAACGCCCGGACATGCGCATTTAGCCTTCTTAATACAAGCAACAAGAGGCCACAATCTATCCCTCCTCCTCGCGGGTTCAACAGCAATTCTTTAGTGTCGGCTCTGCCGTCAAGTACGATTCAGTTTAAAGGAACCGGTGTGCTGTTTATTTCAAGTTTTCTGACGGACGTATGCGAGTAACTGGTGGTACTTAAAATGTTGCCCAAATCCAGGATTGTCCCGTAAAATAATTTCCGGCGAGCATTCTTCACTTGCTCTCGGAGCCAAATGAACCAATGccagcttttagtcctgtctccttctctatTACAGagaaattgattgattgattgattgattgattgattgattgattgattgattgattgattgattgattgattgattgattgattgaagtcgCTCAGATCAGCGCCGTTTTATTTTTTTGATGCATGCGTCATTTACATCCACTGATGTTAGCAGTCTTTTGCACCTCTAACTCCCCGACTCGTAAAGCGCATAATTGCAGTCATGTAGCTGAATGCAGCCTGTTTAATACGccttcatgccccccccccccttctttctttAACTGCGCAGGACTGCTTCCCGGCGAGGTTTAAAGCGATCCACATCATCAACGAGCCAGCTGTGTTCGGAATGCTTTTCAGCATAGTACGGCGATTCCTGAACGAGAAGCTGCAGCAGAGGGTATGCGCTGGGCTTTTGTTATTCCGGAAGTAAAGAAGAGAGGTATGGTCCGGAGCTTTTTCGCACCGAAAACCTGACCAGTCAGCGCGCAGGGTAATGACAGTGTCGTCGCCATCTGCTATTCAAGCAGGCTGCAGAACAGTAGCAACAGGCTTAATTTTAGCGACAGCGCATACATTGTGAATGGGACGCAGCGTGCAGTTTTAACGAACAGGAAGTGGGCAGAGAGCAGGAGACCAAACAAGGAAATGGCGGGACAGATTAAATGTGCAGCTCCTCCGGTTAGTGTATATATAGTGCGAGAGATCCGGTTTTGCTTAGGTCTAAACGTGTCTGTACCTTTTCTAGTTTGCGATCTAGTTGCGTCTACTTCACTGATCTTAATCTCTCGGCTtgccttgtttgtttttttctttaagtgGCCCGTAATCGCTCTACCTAGCAATTTCCTAGCTCGGCCATCGGTACCAGTACCTGGTAAAACATGCAAGGCGCCGACATCAGACTATGTCTGTCTTGTTCGGCCCTTCTTCGGATCCTTTCACGACATGCTTCCCTTTAGGCTGCCCAAAAGAATCAAATCGCGTGTGTTTGCTTCCGGGTGACGTTGCAAAGAAAGCCGCTTCACGAGTTGAGGCCGCAATTACGAGTGCTGCCTCATTCTAGGTTCTCATAATGATGTCGGAATAAAGGATGTTTACTCTACTGTATCAGCCCTATTATCTGTGCGGAAAAGACAGCTTTCTTAAATGGAGGCACGCCTGGCTGTGCTGCTTATGAACTCTTTGCTAGGCTTCTAAACTTTTGatatggttaatttttttaccATTTGGTAATCGGTATCTGCCCGCCCTCGCATCATACATATGAGATTGCCCGCCGCCAGGGCGTTGATGTTCGTGGCAATAACTGGAATACATAACTAGTAGTAAAGCTCTACTTTGCAGCTTTATCGTTATTAAAGACTTCACAGGTTTAGAGGCATTACCACACAGCACCAGCAACACTTAATAGCACTGCATTCCACAGGCGACCTCGATGGCAGTGCGGCCGTTAGCATAGTGGTTgcgtcggttttttttttttgctgaatattTTAAATCGGCATAGCAGAGTTTACAGTCAGATTCGTTAAACCTAATTGTCAAAGCAAGGATCAAGCTACCTATATTTTAACTGAAATAACTCTTTATAGAGCACTCTATAGAAATAACGCTTTATAGAACACAGGACAGTATTCATATAAACATCAAGTATACCTGAGCCACCTGCCATCAGGGCGACGAAATTTAAGCACACGTCTCTACAATCGGCCCATGCACAATTCGAGTCGTGGTAATAGCTGAAAGGCGAGACCGGACACAAGGAAAGTCGACAGGATCTGTTCATTCAGTAAACGAACAGGGTGTTCAGCCAAGTTTTTTTCGCATGCTTTCCTTCAATTGATTTCAATTGCAGATACACTTTCACGGATGCGACACGGCATCCCTGCACAAGTTCATCCCCGCCGAAATACTGCCCGAAGAGTACGGAGGCTTCGCGGGCCCCATGGACAATTCCGAGTTCGTGGCCCGCATGTACAGAAACGACGAAGTCTTCAAGCGGGACGCAGAGTACGGCTACAAAAACAGGGTCAAAGGCTGACTCTCACTGAGTAGGGCTGAGTAGGGGCGGCGTCCGCCCTGCCCCTACACTCTAGGCCGGCACGGCCGCTCCGTTCCGTGATGTCAGTGCTCCTGGACGGTGACGACAGGTCGTCCGAGTATTTATTTGATGCGAATGACTGGGCAGCTTGCCTTGTACAAATCTGTGAATGAAATAAATGGGACC is a window of Amblyomma americanum isolate KBUSLIRL-KWMA chromosome 4, ASM5285725v1, whole genome shotgun sequence DNA encoding:
- the LOC144129222 gene encoding alpha-tocopherol transfer protein-like isoform X2 is translated as MTKTENDLLDPPSTTVSDDDECEYPSVGPLKGSLWQLAEQELRETPARRQRDLQILREMIRCERDLECRMDDAFLVRFLRCRKFDCSRACKVLRQYYRLRLNNTQLFCDFYPSYLRVTFERNLQTVLPDRDPNGCAVFIFKGGQWNPYTCSSEDIFRANVLCLEQAIMDPVTQVTGLVAVMDMKGFGFTHLRFCPPSNLQKVVSLIQDCFPARFKAIHIINEPAVFGMLFSIVRRFLNEKLQQRIHFHGCDTASLHKFIPAEILPEEYGGFAGPMDNSEFVARMYRNDEVFKRDAEYGYKNRVKG
- the LOC144129222 gene encoding alpha-tocopherol transfer protein-like isoform X1, translated to MTKTENDLLDPPSTTVSDDDECEYPSVGPLKGSLWQLAEQELRETPARRQRDLQILREMIRCEWLPADSNHGERDLECRMDDAFLVRFLRCRKFDCSRACKVLRQYYRLRLNNTQLFCDFYPSYLRVTFERNLQTVLPDRDPNGCAVFIFKGGQWNPYTCSSEDIFRANVLCLEQAIMDPVTQVTGLVAVMDMKGFGFTHLRFCPPSNLQKVVSLIQDCFPARFKAIHIINEPAVFGMLFSIVRRFLNEKLQQRIHFHGCDTASLHKFIPAEILPEEYGGFAGPMDNSEFVARMYRNDEVFKRDAEYGYKNRVKG
- the LOC144129222 gene encoding alpha-tocopherol transfer protein-like isoform X3, whose protein sequence is MIRCEWLPADSNHGERDLECRMDDAFLVRFLRCRKFDCSRACKVLRQYYRLRLNNTQLFCDFYPSYLRVTFERNLQTVLPDRDPNGCAVFIFKGGQWNPYTCSSEDIFRANVLCLEQAIMDPVTQVTGLVAVMDMKGFGFTHLRFCPPSNLQKVVSLIQDCFPARFKAIHIINEPAVFGMLFSIVRRFLNEKLQQRIHFHGCDTASLHKFIPAEILPEEYGGFAGPMDNSEFVARMYRNDEVFKRDAEYGYKNRVKG